A genomic stretch from Anopheles nili chromosome X, idAnoNiliSN_F5_01, whole genome shotgun sequence includes:
- the LOC128728779 gene encoding carbonic anhydrase-related protein 10 has translation MGLLINVKALALLLLLQIPAISAVSWEEWWTYDGISGPAFWGLINPEWSLCNKGRRQSPVNLEPQRLLFDPNLRILHIDKHRISGTIANTGHSVIFTADNETTSAYGTPQIPVNLTGGPLSYRYRFHEIHIHYGLHDQFGSEHSVEGYTFPAEIQIFGYNSQLYANFSDALYRAQGIVGVAVLLQLGDLSNPELRMLTDQVDKIRYGGDEAPVRRISVRDLLPDTEHYMTYEGSTTAPACYETVTWIVMNKPIYITKQQLHALRRMMQGAPDHPKAPLGNNFRPPQPLLHRPVRTNIDFRNKPEKGGKICATMYKDVHYKANSWKHN, from the exons CCATCTCCGCGGTCAGCTGGGAGGAATGGTGGACGTACGATGGCATCTCGG GTCCTGCCTTCTGGGGTCTCATCAACCCGGAGTGGTCACTCTGCAACAAAGGTCGACGGCAGTCACCCGTCAACTTAGAACCGCAACGGTTGTTGTTCGATCCGAACTTGCGCATCTTGCACATTGACAAACACCGG ATCAGCGGTACGATCGCCAACACCGGTCACAGCGTCATCTTCACCGCAGACAACGAGACGACGTCGGCATATGGGACGCCACAGATTCCGGTCAATCTAACTGGTGGGCCACTCTCTTACCGGTACCGGTTCCACGAGATTCACATCCACTACGGTCTGCACGACCAGTTCGGCTCGGAGCACAGCGTCGAAGGGTACACCTTCCCGGCGGAG ATCCAGATCTTCGGCTACAACTCGCAGCTGTACGCGAACTTCAGTGACGCGCTGTACCGGGCACAGGGTATCGTGGGCGTTGCTGTACTGCTGCAATTAGGTGACCTATCTAACCCGGAGTTGCGCATGCTGACAGATCAGGTCGACAAGATCCGGTACGGTGGTGACGAAGCACCAGTTCGCCGGATCTCCGTAAGAGATCTTCTGCCTGACACCGAACACTACATGACGTATGAAGGATCTACGACGGCACCTGCCTGTTATGAGACTGTCACCTGGATCGTCATGAACAAGCCCATCTATATCACCAAGCAACAG TTGCACGCCCTTCGGAGGATGATGCAGGGCGCGCCAGACCACCCGAAGGCACCACTCGGTAACAACTTCCGGCCACCGCAACCCCTGCTACACCGTCCTGTTCGGACGAATATTGACTTTCGGAACAAaccggaaaaagggggaaaaatatGTGCAACTATGTACAAGGACGTTCACTATAAAG CTAATAGCTGGAAACACAACTGA